A window of Costertonia aggregata contains these coding sequences:
- a CDS encoding response regulator transcription factor, with protein sequence MKHILIIEDDLEIVRLLEIHLTDSIYKTSKAMDGALGLKMALENDYDLILLDLTLPTLDGVEICKKLRAKKNTPVIMLTAKSEEIDRVLGLEIGADDYITKPFSIRELLARIKAVMRRTDSKPDHQKDSSSIAAEGLHIDVDKRKVVLGNQKIELSPKEFELLVLMASNPGRNYTRTELLNMIWGYNFEGYEHTVNSHINRLRAKIESDMTNPTYILTTWGVGYKFNEDSIL encoded by the coding sequence ATGAAGCATATACTTATCATAGAGGATGACCTGGAAATCGTTAGACTTTTAGAGATTCATCTTACCGACTCAATATACAAAACCTCCAAGGCTATGGACGGAGCCCTAGGCTTAAAAATGGCCTTGGAAAACGATTATGACCTCATATTGTTGGATTTGACCCTGCCCACACTTGATGGCGTCGAAATCTGTAAAAAGTTGAGGGCGAAGAAAAATACCCCGGTAATAATGCTCACGGCAAAATCTGAAGAGATAGACCGGGTTTTGGGCTTGGAAATAGGTGCTGACGATTACATAACAAAACCATTTAGCATTCGAGAGCTCTTGGCAAGGATAAAGGCCGTTATGCGGCGAACGGATAGTAAACCGGACCATCAAAAAGACTCTTCCTCGATAGCTGCGGAAGGTCTTCATATAGATGTCGATAAACGCAAGGTCGTACTGGGCAATCAAAAAATTGAGCTATCCCCAAAAGAATTCGAGCTTTTGGTCCTTATGGCTTCCAACCCTGGTAGAAACTACACACGAACCGAATTGTTGAACATGATTTGGGGCTACAATTTTGAAGGTTACGAGCATACCGTTAATTCGCATATCAACCGATTACGGGCCAAAATTGAATCGGATATGACCAATCCAACTTATATTTTGACTACATGGGGCGTTGGCTATAAGTTTAATGAAGACAGTATTTTATGA
- a CDS encoding sensor histidine kinase, producing MSKTEKTLTPRLVKKLWVAFILIIILMGASYIFITGYLTNKHNQAITQRVNAKVAEHVIQEKFQSASPFLQDGSVNKELFGDLMHDMMAVNRGIEVYLLNKTGDIQYSVVLEHNENEPTKTVSLAPIQTFLKTNGTEFVIGDDPLNPGEQKIFSAAPFSVDGQEGFIYIILAGKEFELISNNLLGQYFTKLGIGATLLTMFFAAIIGLLSIWFLTKNLRLITRTVRKFQEGDLEARIENPERSDIEVFAHSFNDMADTIVSNMDKMKSVDTLRRELIANVSHDLRTPLAILKGYVETLQIKRDSLTEKEKDEYLQITHDNIDKLSNLINQLFDYSKLEAEQVTPIKEPFSITELSHDLIAKFKVLAKQKQIDLQLDNPEENCMVFADVSLVERALQNLIENAIKYTQPNGKVTLSLHKKGKNIEIDITDTGTGIPTNEQPFIFDRYKQVDKSAKKQGYGLGLAIVKRIMDLHDTTITVLSKPKEGSSFIFNLPAYQI from the coding sequence ATGAGCAAAACCGAAAAAACATTAACGCCCCGTCTGGTAAAAAAGTTATGGGTAGCTTTTATCCTCATCATTATTTTAATGGGAGCATCCTATATTTTTATTACGGGATATCTCACCAATAAACATAACCAAGCCATTACACAACGTGTAAATGCCAAGGTAGCGGAACACGTTATCCAAGAAAAATTTCAAAGTGCATCCCCCTTTTTGCAAGATGGGAGCGTTAACAAAGAACTGTTCGGTGATCTCATGCACGATATGATGGCGGTGAACCGCGGTATAGAAGTTTATCTTTTAAATAAAACGGGTGACATACAATATTCCGTTGTTTTGGAGCATAATGAAAATGAGCCTACCAAAACAGTTTCGCTGGCACCTATACAAACCTTTTTAAAAACCAATGGCACCGAGTTTGTAATCGGGGACGACCCCTTAAACCCAGGAGAGCAGAAGATTTTTTCAGCTGCCCCATTTTCGGTTGATGGCCAAGAGGGCTTTATTTATATCATTTTGGCGGGAAAAGAGTTTGAACTGATCAGTAACAATCTTTTAGGACAATATTTTACCAAGCTTGGCATTGGTGCTACCTTGTTGACCATGTTTTTTGCGGCTATTATCGGCTTGTTGAGCATTTGGTTTTTGACGAAGAACCTAAGGTTGATTACGAGGACCGTTCGTAAATTCCAAGAGGGTGATTTAGAGGCGAGAATCGAAAACCCGGAAAGATCGGATATTGAGGTATTCGCACATTCCTTTAATGATATGGCCGATACGATTGTGAGCAATATGGATAAAATGAAATCTGTGGATACGCTACGACGAGAATTGATTGCCAATGTTTCCCATGACCTAAGAACACCTTTGGCCATTTTGAAAGGCTATGTGGAAACCCTTCAAATAAAACGGGACTCCTTGACCGAAAAGGAGAAAGATGAATATTTACAGATTACACATGACAATATTGATAAATTATCCAACTTGATCAATCAGTTGTTCGATTATTCAAAGCTGGAAGCGGAGCAAGTAACCCCGATCAAGGAACCTTTTTCCATTACCGAGCTTTCCCATGATTTGATAGCCAAGTTCAAGGTCTTGGCAAAACAGAAACAAATAGATCTGCAACTGGATAATCCCGAAGAAAACTGTATGGTTTTTGCCGATGTTAGTTTGGTAGAACGGGCGTTACAGAACCTAATCGAAAATGCCATAAAATACACACAGCCCAACGGTAAGGTTACCTTGAGCTTGCACAAAAAAGGAAAAAATATTGAAATTGATATTACCGATACCGGAACAGGCATCCCTACGAACGAGCAACCTTTTATTTTTGACCGATATAAACAGGTAGATAAAAGTGCCAAAAAACAGGGGTATGGTCTGGGCCTTGCCATCGTAAAACGCATTATGGACCTGCATGATACTACCATAACCGTCTTGAGCAAACCAAAAGAAGGTAGCTCATTTATTTTCAACTTGCCTGCCTATCAGATATGA
- a CDS encoding Shedu anti-phage system protein SduA domain-containing protein produces the protein MYVDNWFNILNSSHFKENLILDWESLLNKDLTENHYQTYLSNNAGFFMANENCHVVISKLKLGSELETDFVTLSDGFSNGNKFELFEIKRPRAKLFNSRGIMTSDFNRATQQIRDWKRWLIDNPSWFKKYLPTISTRVITDSHLRFKIIIGRRTNNPYEIEKRNQISKEIGAEIRSFDYLTDKLKSKQFYRFTWLPDENEDYEEQLANPFFKAFSDSEWKNFCNSRKLAKFHFYTKHHKEILNLRQYNTL, from the coding sequence ATGTATGTAGATAACTGGTTTAATATACTTAATAGCTCTCATTTCAAGGAAAATCTCATTTTAGATTGGGAAAGTCTTTTGAATAAAGATTTGACGGAAAACCATTACCAAACATATCTATCTAACAACGCAGGATTTTTCATGGCCAATGAAAACTGTCATGTAGTTATATCAAAATTGAAACTTGGGAGTGAATTAGAGACCGATTTCGTTACTCTTTCGGATGGTTTTAGCAATGGAAACAAGTTTGAGTTATTTGAAATTAAACGGCCAAGAGCAAAACTCTTTAACTCTAGAGGTATAATGACTTCAGATTTCAATCGAGCTACCCAACAAATAAGAGACTGGAAAAGATGGCTTATCGACAATCCTTCCTGGTTTAAAAAATACTTACCGACAATTTCTACACGTGTAATTACAGATAGTCATTTGAGATTTAAAATTATTATTGGAAGGAGAACAAACAATCCTTATGAAATCGAAAAAAGAAATCAAATTTCAAAAGAAATTGGAGCCGAAATAAGGTCATTTGATTATTTGACTGATAAGCTAAAATCAAAACAATTTTATAGATTTACTTGGCTCCCTGATGAAAACGAAGATTATGAAGAACAATTGGCAAATCCGTTTTTTAAAGCGTTTTCGGATTCTGAATGGAAAAATTTCTGTAATAGTAGAAAACTAGCTAAATTTCATTTTTATACCAAACACCATAAAGAAATTCTTAATTTGAGACAGTATAATACTTTATAA
- a CDS encoding AAA family ATPase: MKLKKEKIPTLGELKKAGYQTKSIRDELRDNLREKIKNGEDTFEGVWGYENSVIPELERAILSRHNINLLGLRGQAKTRLARLMVHLLDEWIPVVEGSEINDDPLRPMSRYAIETIKEKGDKTPITWMHRNERFYEKLATPDVTVADLIGDVDPIKAANLKLSYADDRVIHFGMIPRANRCIFVINELPDLQARIQVSLFNILEEGDIQIRGFKLRLPLDIQFVFTANPEDYTNRGSIVTPLKDRIGSQILTHYPDDIETARKITQQESNLDDRQVDAVYVPDIAKDLLEQISFEARNSEYVDAKSGVSARTSITAFENLLSTAERRALLTGAEKTMVRLSDFLGVIPAITGKIELVYEGEQEGADGVAAILIDDAVKSVFPQYFPEINKLERKNEETPYDELLHWFFQGEGFELLDDFTDAEYKRTLDSIPELNQLVKDHQPDFPKTDIYFLKELLLWGLVSHKKLSKHRFEDGYQFKDLYGSYISGL; the protein is encoded by the coding sequence ATGAAATTGAAAAAAGAAAAAATCCCCACTTTGGGGGAACTCAAAAAAGCAGGCTATCAAACCAAAAGCATTAGGGATGAACTGCGTGATAACCTTAGGGAAAAAATCAAGAACGGGGAAGATACCTTTGAAGGGGTTTGGGGCTACGAAAATTCGGTAATCCCGGAATTGGAAAGAGCTATTTTGTCTCGGCACAACATCAATTTATTGGGACTTCGTGGGCAGGCAAAAACACGTTTGGCGAGATTGATGGTTCATTTATTGGATGAATGGATTCCTGTGGTAGAAGGTTCGGAAATCAATGATGACCCACTACGACCGATGTCACGCTATGCGATAGAGACAATAAAGGAAAAAGGAGATAAAACTCCCATAACATGGATGCACAGAAATGAGCGGTTTTATGAAAAACTGGCCACGCCAGACGTTACGGTAGCGGATTTAATAGGTGACGTAGACCCAATAAAAGCGGCAAATCTAAAACTTTCATATGCCGATGACCGGGTAATCCATTTTGGAATGATCCCTCGTGCCAACCGTTGTATATTCGTTATCAATGAACTACCAGATTTACAAGCTCGTATTCAAGTATCGCTTTTTAATATCTTGGAAGAGGGCGATATACAGATTAGGGGCTTTAAGTTGCGACTGCCTTTGGACATCCAATTTGTGTTCACGGCGAACCCAGAAGACTACACCAACAGGGGCAGTATCGTTACGCCTTTAAAAGATAGGATTGGTTCACAGATTCTGACCCACTATCCCGATGATATTGAAACGGCACGTAAAATCACGCAACAGGAATCCAATTTGGATGATAGGCAGGTCGATGCCGTATACGTTCCCGATATCGCCAAAGATCTATTGGAACAAATAAGTTTTGAGGCACGAAACAGCGAGTATGTAGATGCCAAAAGTGGGGTAAGTGCCCGTACCAGCATCACGGCTTTTGAGAACCTTTTGAGTACAGCGGAGCGTAGGGCACTGTTGACCGGAGCAGAGAAAACCATGGTACGGTTAAGTGATTTTCTCGGGGTTATCCCGGCAATAACGGGAAAAATAGAATTGGTATACGAAGGGGAACAAGAGGGTGCCGATGGTGTAGCGGCAATTTTAATCGATGATGCCGTAAAGTCCGTATTCCCACAGTATTTTCCCGAGATAAACAAGTTGGAACGTAAAAACGAGGAAACACCCTACGATGAGTTGCTGCATTGGTTTTTTCAAGGCGAAGGTTTTGAGCTTTTGGATGATTTTACCGATGCCGAATACAAACGTACCTTGGACAGTATTCCGGAACTGAATCAATTGGTAAAGGACCATCAGCCGGATTTTCCCAAAACGGATATCTATTTTCTAAAAGAACTCTTGCTTTGGGGTTTGGTATCCCATAAAAAACTCAGCAAACATCGTTTTGAGGATGGGTACCAGTTTAAGGATTTATATGGTAGCTATATCAGCGGCCTTTAA